The Castanea sativa cultivar Marrone di Chiusa Pesio chromosome 11, ASM4071231v1 genome contains a region encoding:
- the LOC142617627 gene encoding protein RETICULATA-RELATED 6, chloroplastic-like, protein MSHAVFQTAQIMPIKTLSSSSSSSSKVVARGPYLPPVAGKKLARSRRGVLVLKAFSSSSSSSSSSSAVVEGDSSSSVSLLERCLVAPPAVSSSSMLSPVMKGQYGAFGAVTLEKGKLDMSQKQSQSSPETAIGGGGGDIGKKINHGGGDGGDDDGDDDDYFDDFDDGDEGDEGGLFRRRKFLEELFDRKFVDAVLNEWHKTMMDLPAGFRQAYEMGLVSSAQMVKFLAINARPTTTRFISRALPEGMSRAFIGRMIADPAFLYKLLLEQAATIGCSVWWELKNRKDRMKQEWDLALINVLTIAACNAVVVWSLAPCRSYGNTFQFDLQNTLQKLPNNIFEKSYPLREFDLQKRIHSFFYKAAELCMVGLSAGAVQGAVSNFLASKKEGRLSVTIPTVSTNALGYGAFLGLYANLRYQLLSGFDRAMISHFDVIGVALFFSTALRILNVQLGERSRLAWLGVEADPLVQSDSLLKVYSRPSEDVNRPSSKWFISKNAIVSGLGLLGIKQGTVDSVADGEPAAPKPRRKRIVRKKVTTS, encoded by the exons atgtctCACGCGGTGTTCCAAACGGCGCAAATTATGCCGATAAAGACCTTATCATCATCGTCATCTTCATCATCGAAGGTGGTTGCTCGTGGTCCCTACTTGCCGCCGGTAGCCGGTAAGAAACTTGCTCGCAGTAGGAGGGGAGTTCTGGTACTCAaagccttttcttcttcttcttcttcttcttcttcgtcgtCGGCAGTGGTGGAAGGAGATTCCTCCTCCTCCGTGAGTTTATTGGAGCGTTGCTTGGTAGCGCCACCGGCtgtatcttcttcttcaatgcTGAGTCCGGTTATGAAGGGGCAGTACGGTGCGTTTGGTGCGGTTACCTTGGAGAAAGGCAAGCTCGATATGTCCCAGAAGCAATCCCAGTCTAGCCCCGAG ACTGCAATCGGGGGAGGTGGTGGAGAtattggaaagaaaataaatcatggtggtggtgatggtggtgatgatgatggcGATGACGACGATTACTTTGATGACTttgatgatggtgatgaagGGGATGAGGGAGGCCTATTTAGGAGACGTAAATTTCTTGAGGAG CTTTTTGATCGTAAATTCGTAGATGCAGTGTTAAACGAGTGGCACAAGACAATGATGGATTTGCCTGCTGGATTCCGACAAGCTTATGAAATG GGTCTGGTTAGCTCTGCTCAAATGGTAAAATTCCTAGCAATCAATGCCCGGCCAACTACTACTAGATTTATCTCCCGAGCACTTCCTGAAGGAATGTCAAGGGCATTTATTGGCAG GATGATTGCAGATCCTGCCTTCTTATATAAGCTTCTTTTGGAGCAGGCTGCTACAATTGGATGTTCAGTTTGGTGGGAGTTGAAGAACCGTAAGGATAG GATGAAGCAGGAGTGGGATTTGGCACTTATTAACGTCCTTACCATAGCAGCCTGCAATGCTGTTGTTGTTTGGTCTCTTGCTCCTTGTCGTTCATATGGTAACACATTCCAATTCGACTTGCAAAATACATTACAGAAGCTCCcaaacaatatatttgaaaaGAGTTACCCACTTCGGGAATTTGACTTGCAGAAGAGAATCCATTCATTCTTCTACAAGGCTGCAGAGTTGTGTATGGTTGGGTTAAGTGCTGGAGCAGTACAGGGCGCAGTATCAAACTTTTTGGCCAGTAAAAAGGAGGGAAG ATTATCTGTGACAATTCCAACTGTGAGTACCAATGCACTTGGTTATGGTGCATTCCTCGGTCTCTATGCAAACCTCAGATATCAGTTGTTAAGTGGATTTGATAGAGCAATGATCAGCCACTTTGATGTTATTGGAGTGGCATTGTTTTTTAGTACAGCTTTGAG GATTTTGAATGTTCAATTAGGAGAGAGATCAAGGCTGGCGTGGTTAGGCGTAGAGGCAGATCCACTGGTTCAATCAGATAGTCTCTTGAAGGTTTACAGCAGACCTTCTGAGGATGTTAATAGGCCATCTTCAAAATGGTTTATATCAAAGAATGCCATTGTTTCTGGGCTTGGGCTCCTTGGCATCAAACAGGGGACTGTTGACTCTGTTGCTGATGGGGAACCAGCGGCTCCCAAGCCACGGAGAAAGAGGATTGTCCGGAAGAAGGTGACTACAAGTTGA